Proteins encoded by one window of Blautia luti:
- a CDS encoding IS66 family transposase, which produces MPDAYDYITLMCRLKTVQARNKELESGERYIQLKELHQKECRVYEHKIQKLESAIADAHKETIRVRNYWFQVLEDMLLEFESMQKKAAQELQKMEKRALLAEKQRDDALDKVKELRIQFYETAARLEEEQGKNLKLRAQINRDYENSSIPSSKTIKRKKITNSREKSGRNPGAQPGHKGHSRKKHEPTHPIILLSPPEAVTEDCALKKTGKTIIKQLISIRMILDVTEYHADVYYNSKTGERVHAAFPDGVVDDVNYDGSIRAFLFLLNNDCCTSIDKSRKFLSDLTGGKLNISKGMVSKLSKEFALKTEPERRSACADMLLSPVMHTDCTNARENGKSCYVYVCATPDGKALYFARRKKGHEGVKGTVAEDYQGVLVHDHDITFYNYGEDHQECLAHVLRYLKSSIENEPDRTWNKKMHSLIQEMIHFRNKSQVPYTPETEKSSEFEKQYLKILETARKEYEDIPANTYYREGYNLFLRMEKYMRNHLLFLHDLRIPATNNEAERLLRNYKRKQAQAVTFRSFESIDYLCKCMSMLILMRLEEPENIFDRVSKIFG; this is translated from the coding sequence ATGCCTGATGCTTATGATTACATCACACTTATGTGCCGGCTGAAAACCGTACAGGCCAGAAATAAAGAACTGGAATCCGGCGAAAGATATATCCAGCTGAAAGAACTCCATCAAAAGGAGTGCAGGGTTTATGAACATAAAATCCAGAAACTGGAATCTGCGATAGCAGATGCACATAAAGAGACAATCCGTGTACGTAACTACTGGTTTCAGGTTCTGGAAGACATGCTCTTGGAGTTTGAGTCTATGCAGAAAAAAGCAGCCCAGGAACTTCAGAAGATGGAGAAGCGAGCCCTTCTTGCTGAAAAACAAAGAGATGATGCACTGGATAAGGTAAAAGAACTCCGGATTCAGTTTTACGAAACAGCTGCCAGACTGGAAGAAGAACAGGGAAAGAATCTGAAACTCCGTGCACAGATAAACCGGGATTATGAAAACTCATCGATTCCTTCCTCAAAGACCATTAAGCGTAAAAAGATCACAAACAGCAGGGAAAAATCAGGCAGAAATCCAGGTGCCCAACCCGGTCATAAAGGACACAGCCGAAAGAAACATGAGCCTACACATCCTATAATACTTCTTTCTCCACCAGAAGCGGTAACTGAAGACTGTGCTTTAAAAAAGACTGGAAAAACGATCATAAAACAGCTGATAAGCATCCGTATGATACTGGATGTGACGGAATATCATGCAGATGTTTATTATAACAGTAAAACGGGCGAACGTGTACATGCTGCATTTCCGGATGGTGTTGTTGATGATGTAAACTACGATGGCAGCATTCGGGCATTTTTGTTTCTCCTGAACAATGACTGTTGTACTTCTATTGATAAGAGCAGAAAGTTCCTGTCAGATCTGACAGGTGGAAAATTAAACATTTCTAAAGGAATGGTAAGTAAACTCAGCAAAGAGTTTGCTTTAAAAACTGAGCCTGAGCGCAGGTCTGCTTGTGCAGATATGCTGCTTTCCCCAGTTATGCATACAGACTGTACAAATGCCAGAGAGAACGGAAAGAGCTGTTATGTATATGTCTGTGCAACACCTGACGGAAAAGCTCTTTATTTTGCACGCAGAAAAAAGGGGCACGAAGGTGTAAAAGGAACTGTTGCTGAAGATTATCAGGGGGTCCTTGTCCATGATCATGATATCACCTTCTACAACTATGGGGAAGATCATCAGGAATGTCTTGCACATGTGCTGAGATACCTGAAATCCAGCATCGAAAATGAACCAGATCGAACCTGGAACAAAAAGATGCATTCACTGATACAGGAAATGATCCACTTCCGAAATAAATCCCAGGTGCCATACACCCCGGAGACAGAAAAATCTTCCGAGTTTGAAAAGCAATACCTGAAGATACTGGAAACTGCCCGAAAGGAATACGAGGACATTCCAGCAAACACTTATTATAGAGAAGGGTATAATTTATTCCTGAGAATGGAGAAATACATGCGGAATCATCTGCTATTTTTGCATGATCTCCGAATACCTGCTACTAATAACGAAGCGGAAAGGCTTCTGAGAAATTATAAGCGGAAACAGGCACAGGCCGTGACATTTAGGAGTTTCGAAAGTATCGATTATCTCTGCAAATGCATGAGCATGCTTATTTTGATGCGCTTGGAAGAACCAGAGAATATATTTGACAGAGTGTCCAAGATATTTGGATAA
- the rpsB gene encoding 30S ribosomal protein S2: MSVISMKQLLEAGVHFGHQTRRWNPKMAPYIYTERNGIYIIDLQQSVGMVDDAYNAIADIVADGGSILFVGTKKQAQDAIKTEAERCGQFYVNERWLGGMLTNFKTIQSRIARLKQIEAMEADGTFDVLPKKEVIELKKELAKLQKNIGGIKEMKRLPDAIFIVDPKKERICVQEAHTLGIPLIGICDTNCDPEELDYVIPGNDDAIRAVKLIVSKMADAVIEAKQGTADVDGEIEAESEEFAATEE; encoded by the coding sequence ATGAGCGTTATTTCAATGAAACAGCTTTTAGAAGCAGGCGTACATTTCGGACATCAGACAAGAAGATGGAACCCTAAAATGGCTCCATACATCTACACAGAGAGAAACGGTATCTACATTATCGACTTACAGCAGTCTGTAGGTATGGTTGACGATGCTTACAATGCAATCGCTGATATCGTAGCAGACGGTGGAAGCATCTTATTCGTAGGAACAAAGAAACAGGCTCAGGATGCTATCAAAACAGAAGCAGAGCGTTGCGGACAGTTCTATGTAAACGAGAGATGGTTAGGTGGTATGCTTACAAACTTCAAAACTATCCAGAGCCGTATTGCAAGACTGAAACAGATCGAAGCTATGGAAGCTGATGGAACATTTGACGTTCTTCCTAAGAAAGAAGTTATTGAGCTGAAAAAAGAACTTGCCAAATTACAGAAAAACATTGGTGGTATCAAAGAAATGAAGAGACTTCCAGATGCAATCTTCATCGTAGATCCTAAGAAAGAAAGAATCTGCGTACAGGAAGCTCATACATTAGGAATCCCGCTTATCGGTATCTGCGATACAAACTGTGATCCGGAAGAACTGGATTATGTAATTCCTGGTAACGATGATGCAATCCGTGCAGTAAAATTAATCGTTTCCAAAATGGCAGACGCTGTTATCGAAGCAAAACAGGGTACTGCAGATGTAGACGGTGAAATCGAAGCTGAATCTGAAGAGTTCGCAGCTACAGAAGAATAA
- the tsf gene encoding translation elongation factor Ts: MAITAAQVKELREMTGAGMMDCKKALTATEGDMDKAVEFLREKGLATAQKKASRVAAEGLCKTLVSEDGKKAVVVEVNAETDFVAKNEKFQNYVADVAAQAMNTTAADIDAFLAEAWALDTTKTVKEALAAQIAVIGENMNIRRFAQVTEENGFVASYTHMGGKIGVLVDVETDVVNDAVKEMAKNVAMQIAALKPQYTSDSEVSAEYIEHEKEILMAQIQNDPKESQKPAKVIEGMITGRIKKELKEICLLDQTYVKAEDGKQSVAKYVEQVAKENGAKITVKGFVRYETGDGIEKKEENFAEEVAKQMGK; the protein is encoded by the coding sequence ATGGCTATCACAGCAGCACAGGTAAAAGAATTAAGAGAAATGACCGGCGCCGGAATGATGGATTGTAAGAAAGCTCTTACAGCTACAGAAGGTGATATGGATAAAGCAGTAGAATTCCTTCGCGAAAAAGGTCTTGCTACAGCACAGAAGAAAGCAAGCCGTGTAGCAGCAGAAGGTCTTTGCAAAACTTTAGTTTCCGAAGACGGAAAGAAAGCAGTTGTTGTAGAAGTTAATGCTGAGACAGACTTCGTAGCTAAGAATGAAAAATTCCAGAACTACGTTGCAGACGTAGCAGCTCAGGCTATGAACACAACAGCAGCAGATATCGATGCTTTCCTTGCAGAAGCATGGGCACTTGATACAACTAAGACTGTTAAAGAAGCTCTTGCAGCTCAGATCGCAGTTATCGGCGAGAACATGAACATCAGAAGATTTGCTCAGGTTACAGAAGAGAACGGTTTCGTTGCTTCCTACACACATATGGGCGGTAAGATTGGTGTTCTTGTAGACGTTGAAACAGACGTAGTTAACGATGCTGTTAAAGAAATGGCTAAGAACGTAGCAATGCAGATTGCAGCTCTGAAACCACAGTACACAAGCGACAGCGAAGTAAGCGCAGAATACATTGAGCATGAGAAAGAAATCCTTATGGCTCAGATTCAGAACGATCCGAAAGAATCCCAGAAACCGGCTAAGGTTATCGAAGGAATGATCACAGGACGTATCAAAAAAGAGCTTAAAGAAATCTGCCTTCTTGACCAGACATACGTTAAAGCTGAAGACGGAAAACAGTCTGTAGCTAAATACGTAGAGCAGGTTGCTAAAGAAAACGGTGCTAAGATTACTGTTAAAGGTTTCGTACGTTACGAGACAGGTGATGGTATCGAAAAGAAAGAAGAGAACTTTGCAGAAGAAGTTGCAAAGCAGATGGGTAAATAA
- a CDS encoding PcfB family protein has product MQEEVTQKTIALSVKTARVTADVLKNMLRKYLSGQKQKGKNPYKVGKQSYKELKSQDSGLSNIEVTDGNIKFFERVAKKYRLDFALKKDSSTKPSTYYVFFKGQDTEMMNLAFKKYLGV; this is encoded by the coding sequence TTGCAGGAAGAAGTTACACAGAAAACAATCGCATTGTCGGTTAAAACTGCAAGAGTGACTGCCGACGTGTTAAAAAATATGCTGCGGAAGTATCTGTCAGGACAGAAGCAAAAGGGAAAGAATCCTTATAAGGTTGGAAAACAGTCATACAAAGAATTGAAAAGCCAGGATTCTGGTTTATCTAATATTGAGGTCACAGATGGAAATATCAAATTTTTTGAACGTGTGGCGAAGAAATACCGCTTAGATTTTGCCTTGAAAAAAGACAGTTCAACCAAGCCATCGACCTACTATGTGTTTTTTAAAGGGCAGGATACAGAAATGATGAATCTGGCATTTAAGAAATATTTGGGTGTCTAG